In Streptomyces sp. NBC_00414, a single window of DNA contains:
- a CDS encoding acyl-CoA dehydrogenase, which translates to MAGSADFDLYRLSEEHDMLRDAIRSLAEAKIAPHAAAVDEEARFPREALDALVAADLHAVHVPESYGGTGADALATVIVIEEVARVCASSSLIPAVNKLGSLPVILSGSEDLKKKYMTPLAKGDAMFSYALSEPDAGSDAAGMKTRAVRDGDFYVLNGVKRWITNAGESEYYTVMAVTDPTKRSKGISAFVVEKSDEGVSFGAPERKLGIKGSPTREVYLDNVRIPADRMIGEEGTGFATAMKTLDHTRITIAAQALGIAQGALDYAKGYVQERKQFGKPIGDFQGIQFMLADMAMKIEAARQLTYAAAAKSERGDKDLTFQGAAAKCFASDVAMEVTTDAVQLLGGYGYTRDYPVERMMRDAKITQIYEGTNQVQRIVMARNLP; encoded by the coding sequence TTGGCCGGATCGGCTGATTTCGACTTGTACCGCCTGTCCGAGGAGCACGACATGCTCCGGGACGCGATCCGCTCCCTGGCCGAGGCGAAGATCGCGCCGCACGCCGCGGCGGTGGACGAGGAGGCCCGCTTCCCCCGTGAGGCCCTGGACGCCCTGGTCGCCGCCGACCTGCACGCCGTGCACGTACCGGAGTCGTACGGCGGCACCGGCGCGGACGCGCTCGCCACGGTCATCGTGATCGAGGAGGTGGCGCGGGTCTGCGCGTCCTCGTCCCTGATCCCCGCGGTGAACAAGCTCGGCTCGCTGCCCGTCATCCTCTCGGGCTCCGAGGACCTGAAGAAGAAGTACATGACGCCGCTCGCCAAGGGCGACGCGATGTTCTCGTACGCCCTCTCCGAGCCGGACGCGGGCTCGGACGCGGCCGGTATGAAGACGAGGGCGGTCCGGGACGGCGACTTCTACGTCCTGAACGGCGTGAAGCGCTGGATCACCAACGCCGGCGAGTCCGAGTACTACACGGTGATGGCCGTGACCGACCCCACCAAGCGCTCGAAGGGCATCTCGGCCTTCGTCGTCGAGAAGTCCGACGAGGGTGTCTCCTTCGGTGCCCCGGAGCGCAAGCTCGGCATCAAGGGCAGCCCGACCCGCGAGGTGTACCTCGACAACGTTCGCATCCCGGCCGACCGCATGATCGGCGAGGAGGGCACGGGCTTCGCCACCGCGATGAAGACCCTAGACCACACCCGCATCACGATCGCCGCGCAGGCGCTCGGCATCGCCCAGGGCGCCCTCGACTACGCCAAGGGTTACGTCCAGGAGCGCAAGCAGTTCGGCAAGCCGATCGGCGACTTCCAGGGCATCCAGTTCATGCTCGCCGACATGGCCATGAAGATCGAGGCCGCCCGCCAGCTCACGTACGCGGCGGCGGCGAAGTCCGAGCGCGGTGACAAGGACCTCACCTTCCAGGGCGCGGCGGCCAAGTGCTTCGCCTCCGACGTCGCCATGGAGGTCACCACGGACGCCGTCCAGCTCCTCGGCGGCTACGGCTACACCCGTGACTACCCGGTCGAGCGCATGATGCGCGACGCCAAGATCACGCAGATCTACGAGGGCACGAACCAGGTCCAGCGGATCGTGATGGCCCGCAACCTCCCGTAG
- a CDS encoding VOC family protein: MALAKLGSVVLDCPDPHVLAAFYAGILGGTTEDNGDWIDLRLPEGGGTLAFQAAPGHVPPKWPSPEFSQQFHLDLTVEDLDAAEKEVLALGAKVLDAADRTRTWRTYADPAGHPFCLCAC, encoded by the coding sequence ATGGCTCTCGCCAAGCTGGGATCCGTCGTCCTGGACTGCCCCGACCCGCACGTGCTCGCCGCGTTCTACGCCGGGATCCTCGGCGGCACGACCGAGGACAACGGCGACTGGATCGATCTGCGGCTGCCGGAGGGCGGCGGGACCCTGGCGTTCCAGGCCGCCCCCGGGCACGTACCGCCGAAGTGGCCCTCGCCGGAGTTCTCGCAGCAGTTCCATCTGGACCTGACGGTCGAGGACCTGGACGCGGCGGAGAAGGAGGTCCTGGCGCTGGGCGCGAAGGTGCTCGACGCGGCGGACCGCACGCGCACCTGGCGGACCTACGCGGACCCGGCCGGCCACCCGTTCTGCCTCTGCGCCTGCTGA
- a CDS encoding dipeptidase, with translation MADLQDELHTTAEVGELDLDHPGRLGGFEPHTAEAVAGAVTEAGADPLARAHTLLAAHPVADGYSGLPWALRHLSWFDLELGESAVDTDVPRLREGHVGALFWSLHLPGGLVGERAVGATLEQLDLVKTVVAAHPEGLRMAESAAQATDARNCGRVAVLLGPAGAAALDDSLGILRALHALGLRVLTLSGASWAGENGLTRFGEEVVREMNRLGVLPDLSGASDATVRRALTISKAPVMCTRSAARALRPHPANLPDDVLVELGVTKGLCLVPLTAEQTGPTVRDVADHLDHVRELAGPECVGLSGTYDSGAAHPQDLSDASGYPRLIAELLGRGWSETDLALLTWGNVQRVLRSADFTSRAARQRREPSMAKIAELDG, from the coding sequence ATGGCTGATCTGCAGGACGAACTGCACACCACCGCAGAGGTCGGGGAACTGGACCTGGACCATCCCGGGCGACTGGGCGGGTTCGAGCCGCACACCGCCGAGGCCGTGGCCGGGGCCGTCACCGAGGCCGGCGCCGACCCCCTGGCCCGTGCCCACACCCTCCTCGCCGCCCACCCCGTCGCGGACGGCTACAGCGGTCTGCCCTGGGCCCTGCGGCACCTCTCCTGGTTCGACCTCGAACTCGGCGAGAGCGCCGTCGACACGGATGTGCCCCGGCTGCGCGAAGGACACGTGGGAGCGCTGTTCTGGTCGCTGCACCTGCCCGGCGGCCTCGTGGGTGAACGGGCCGTGGGCGCGACGCTGGAGCAGCTCGATCTCGTGAAGACCGTGGTCGCGGCCCATCCGGAGGGCCTGCGGATGGCGGAGAGCGCGGCCCAGGCCACCGACGCCAGGAACTGCGGCCGGGTCGCCGTGCTGCTCGGCCCGGCGGGCGCCGCCGCGCTGGACGACTCGCTCGGCATCCTGCGCGCGCTGCACGCCCTCGGCCTGCGCGTCCTGACTCTCTCCGGCGCGTCCTGGGCGGGCGAGAACGGACTGACCCGGTTCGGCGAGGAGGTCGTCCGCGAGATGAACCGCCTCGGCGTGCTCCCCGATCTCTCCGGAGCCTCGGACGCGACCGTCCGCCGCGCCCTCACCATCTCCAAGGCCCCGGTGATGTGCACCCGCTCCGCCGCCCGCGCCCTGCGCCCGCACCCGGCGAACCTCCCCGACGACGTGCTCGTCGAACTCGGCGTCACCAAGGGCCTGTGCCTGGTCCCGCTGACCGCCGAGCAGACGGGCCCCACGGTCCGGGACGTCGCCGACCACCTCGACCACGTACGGGAGCTGGCCGGACCCGAGTGCGTCGGCCTCTCGGGGACGTACGACTCCGGGGCCGCGCACCCGCAGGACCTGTCCGACGCCTCGGGCTATCCGCGGCTGATCGCCGAGCTCCTCGGCCGCGGCTGGTCCGAGACCGACCTGGCCCTGCTCACCTGGGGCAACGTCCAACGCGTCCTGCGCAGCGCGGACTTCACCTCCCGCGCCGCCCGGCAGCGCCGCGAGCCGTCCATGGCGAAGATCGCCGAACTCGACGGCTAG
- a CDS encoding ABC transporter substrate-binding protein produces the protein MESNNGRSNDGQPTGGGLSSRTFSRRWVLGAGATTLLATGLTACGSDDGPGGSGGTIDAFVYGDDAVKVQQAAVERFNKSAAGKSAKGKVKLVRIPGADYTSKLRTAMGSPSAPDVFFNWGGGSIKAYQEAKQLVDLTDTIEGDPVLKSGFLPSVLAAGELGGRNYGIPMRGMQPVILFYNKSVFAEHKLQPPTTWDQLQDINAKLKKAKITPFALGGADTWTELMWLEYLVDRIGGPEVFAKIQEGDASAWGDPAVLKAAETVKELIDDGAFGSKFSSVSYVNGGAPAVFAKGKAAMHLMGSWEYSTQLGKFPSFAKNNLGWCAFPTVEGGTGDIRNVVGNPTNYWSVNTRASNKDAAIAFLKDCASETYAKALVANGDIPTTSNAAKLLDASPNPEFAKFQYGMVEKAPSFTLSWDQALGADIATPMLTEINKLFVGKSSPSQFVSALKELK, from the coding sequence ATGGAGTCGAACAACGGGCGGTCCAACGACGGGCAGCCCACGGGCGGAGGCCTGAGCAGCCGCACGTTCAGCAGGCGCTGGGTCCTGGGCGCCGGCGCCACCACCCTGCTCGCCACCGGACTCACCGCCTGCGGCTCCGACGACGGCCCCGGCGGAAGCGGCGGCACCATCGACGCCTTCGTGTACGGGGACGACGCGGTGAAGGTCCAGCAGGCGGCCGTCGAACGCTTCAACAAGTCCGCGGCAGGCAAGTCGGCCAAGGGCAAGGTGAAGCTGGTCAGGATCCCGGGCGCGGACTACACGTCCAAGCTGCGTACGGCGATGGGCTCCCCGAGCGCCCCCGACGTCTTCTTCAACTGGGGCGGCGGCTCGATCAAGGCCTACCAGGAGGCGAAGCAGCTCGTCGATCTGACCGACACCATCGAGGGCGACCCGGTCCTGAAGTCGGGCTTCCTGCCCTCGGTGCTCGCGGCGGGCGAGCTCGGCGGCCGCAACTACGGCATACCGATGCGCGGCATGCAGCCGGTCATCCTCTTCTACAACAAGTCGGTCTTCGCCGAGCACAAGCTCCAGCCCCCCACCACCTGGGACCAGTTGCAGGACATCAACGCCAAGCTGAAGAAGGCGAAGATCACTCCGTTCGCGCTCGGCGGCGCGGACACCTGGACCGAGCTGATGTGGCTGGAGTACCTCGTCGACCGCATCGGCGGCCCGGAGGTCTTCGCGAAGATCCAGGAGGGCGACGCGTCCGCCTGGGGCGACCCGGCCGTCCTCAAGGCCGCCGAGACGGTCAAGGAACTCATCGACGACGGCGCCTTCGGTTCGAAGTTCAGCTCGGTGTCGTACGTCAACGGCGGCGCCCCCGCGGTCTTCGCCAAGGGCAAGGCGGCGATGCACCTGATGGGTTCGTGGGAGTACTCCACGCAGCTCGGCAAGTTCCCGTCCTTCGCGAAGAACAACCTGGGCTGGTGCGCGTTCCCCACGGTCGAGGGCGGCACCGGCGACATCCGCAACGTCGTCGGCAACCCCACCAACTACTGGTCGGTCAACACCCGTGCGAGCAACAAGGACGCCGCGATCGCCTTCCTGAAGGACTGCGCCTCGGAGACGTACGCCAAGGCGCTGGTGGCCAACGGTGACATCCCGACGACCTCCAACGCGGCCAAGCTGCTCGACGCCTCGCCCAACCCGGAGTTCGCGAAGTTCCAGTACGGGATGGTCGAGAAGGCGCCGTCCTTCACGCTCTCCTGGGACCAGGCGCTCGGCGCGGACATCGCGACCCCGATGCTCACCGAGATCAACAAGCTGTTCGTCGGAAAATCCTCGCCGAGCCAGTTCGTGTCGGCGCTCAAGGAGCTGAAGTGA
- a CDS encoding LacI family DNA-binding transcriptional regulator, which translates to MTRPNPAVAQSATLAEIAREAGVSAPTVSKVLNGRADVAPSTRTRVEELLRHHGYRRRRAEASRSPLIDLVFHELESAWAMEVIRGVENVARDEGLSVVLSESAGRLTPGRTWADQVAARRPYGVVLVLSGLDESQRALLISRSIPFVVVDPAGDPGDDVPSVGATNWQGGLAATRHLADLGHRRIGVISGPSRMMCSRARLDGYRAALDTAGLPVDPALVRTGDFHHDSGYRAGLELLKLPDRPTAVFAGNDLQALGLYEAARELGLRVPEDLSIVGFDDLPVARWVGPPLTTVRQPLTEMAEAAARLVLDLGRSERPSAATRVELATSLVIRSSTAPPSLS; encoded by the coding sequence ATGACTCGCCCGAATCCCGCCGTAGCCCAGTCAGCGACGCTCGCCGAGATCGCCCGCGAGGCGGGAGTCTCGGCCCCGACTGTTTCGAAGGTGCTCAACGGCCGCGCCGATGTGGCCCCCTCCACCCGGACCCGGGTCGAGGAACTGCTGCGCCACCACGGCTATCGGCGCCGCCGGGCCGAGGCGTCCCGGTCGCCGCTCATCGACCTCGTCTTCCACGAACTGGAGAGCGCGTGGGCGATGGAGGTCATCCGGGGCGTGGAGAACGTGGCGCGGGACGAGGGGCTGAGCGTCGTCCTCTCCGAGAGCGCGGGCCGGCTCACTCCCGGACGCACCTGGGCCGACCAGGTCGCCGCCCGCCGCCCGTACGGTGTCGTCCTGGTCCTCAGCGGGCTCGACGAGTCCCAGCGGGCGCTGCTGATCAGCCGCTCCATCCCGTTCGTGGTGGTCGACCCGGCGGGCGACCCCGGTGACGACGTGCCGTCCGTCGGCGCCACCAACTGGCAGGGCGGGCTCGCCGCGACCCGGCATCTGGCGGACCTCGGCCACCGGCGCATCGGTGTGATCAGCGGGCCCTCGCGGATGATGTGCAGCCGGGCCCGGCTCGACGGATACCGGGCCGCGCTCGACACGGCCGGGCTGCCGGTCGACCCGGCGCTCGTGCGCACCGGCGACTTCCACCACGACAGCGGCTACCGGGCCGGGCTGGAACTGCTCAAGCTGCCGGACCGCCCGACCGCCGTGTTCGCGGGCAACGACCTCCAGGCCCTAGGCCTGTACGAGGCCGCCCGAGAGCTGGGCCTGCGGGTGCCGGAGGACCTCAGCATCGTCGGCTTCGACGACCTGCCGGTGGCCCGCTGGGTCGGCCCGCCGCTCACCACCGTGCGTCAGCCGCTCACGGAGATGGCCGAGGCGGCGGCCCGGCTCGTACTGGACCTGGGCCGCTCGGAACGGCCCTCGGCCGCCACCCGGGTGGAACTGGCCACGAGCCTGGTGATCCGGAGCAGCACCGCGCCGCCCTCCTTGTCGTGA
- a CDS encoding YciI family protein — protein sequence MPRYLSMIRIDEQNAPAEGPSDALMERMGELIEEMTKAGVLLDTSGLTPTAQGTRVRWEGGELSVTDGPFTEAKEVVGGYAMLQAKDRAEAVEWTKRFLQIHEAHWTVTCEVREIVEG from the coding sequence ATGCCCCGCTACCTGTCGATGATCCGTATCGACGAGCAGAACGCCCCCGCCGAGGGCCCCAGCGACGCGCTCATGGAGCGGATGGGGGAGCTGATCGAGGAGATGACGAAGGCCGGGGTGCTGCTGGACACCTCCGGGCTGACGCCGACCGCGCAGGGGACGCGGGTGCGGTGGGAGGGCGGCGAGCTGTCCGTCACCGACGGGCCGTTCACCGAGGCCAAGGAGGTCGTCGGCGGGTATGCGATGCTCCAGGCCAAGGACAGGGCGGAGGCGGTCGAGTGGACCAAGCGGTTCCTGCAGATCCACGAGGCGCACTGGACGGTCACCTGTGAGGTACGGGAGATCGTCGAGGGCTGA
- a CDS encoding LCP family protein translates to MNDWPQGWSGNNGGDRHGSGSASAQPEGARVMRQVQRGQGGAPRSSAPPHGVPPQQSYTDGHGDNGYDGYNTGQVYGGGGGSQGPGPDGRPGRPAPNWRWRIKWISITVVTLLVVVSVGTYFWADSKLNRDVDLSKVIDRPDAGEGTNYLIVGSDSREGMSAEEKKKLHTGSADGKRTDSMMILHVGDNGNTMVSLPRDSNVTIPTFVGSESGKTFQGSGRQVKLNAAYAEDGPELLVRTVESNTGLRIDHYAEIGFAGFAKIVDSVGGVEIEIPKGGMKDTKSGADFEAGKQTLNGEQSLAFVRTRYALAGSDLDRTKNQQKFLSALANQTATPSTVLNPFKLYPTLSSGLDTLTVDKDMSLWDLGSMFLAMKGVTSGDGKSMNMPISGNTANGNLQWDTAKVKQLVEQLKNDEKVTVTSDR, encoded by the coding sequence ATGAACGATTGGCCCCAGGGATGGTCCGGAAACAACGGCGGCGACCGCCATGGCAGCGGCAGCGCGAGCGCCCAGCCCGAGGGCGCCCGCGTGATGCGGCAGGTGCAGCGCGGCCAGGGCGGCGCCCCGCGCTCCTCGGCGCCTCCCCACGGGGTCCCGCCGCAGCAGTCGTACACCGACGGTCACGGTGACAACGGCTACGACGGATACAACACGGGGCAGGTCTACGGGGGCGGCGGCGGTTCGCAGGGCCCCGGGCCCGACGGCCGGCCCGGCCGCCCCGCGCCGAACTGGCGGTGGCGGATCAAGTGGATCTCGATCACCGTGGTCACGCTGCTCGTCGTGGTGAGTGTGGGCACGTACTTCTGGGCCGACTCCAAGCTCAACCGGGACGTCGACCTGTCGAAGGTCATCGACCGTCCCGACGCGGGCGAGGGCACGAACTACCTGATCGTCGGCTCCGACAGCCGCGAGGGCATGTCCGCCGAGGAGAAGAAGAAGCTCCACACGGGCTCCGCCGACGGCAAGCGCACGGACTCGATGATGATCCTGCACGTCGGTGACAACGGGAACACGATGGTCTCGCTGCCCCGCGACTCGAACGTGACGATCCCCACCTTCGTGGGCTCCGAGTCGGGCAAGACCTTCCAGGGCTCCGGCCGTCAGGTGAAGCTGAACGCGGCGTACGCGGAGGACGGCCCCGAGCTGCTCGTGCGCACCGTCGAGTCCAACACCGGACTGCGTATCGACCACTACGCGGAGATCGGCTTCGCCGGCTTCGCCAAGATCGTCGACTCCGTCGGCGGCGTGGAGATCGAGATCCCCAAGGGCGGCATGAAGGACACCAAGTCCGGCGCCGACTTCGAGGCGGGCAAGCAGACCCTCAACGGCGAGCAGTCCCTGGCCTTCGTCCGCACCCGGTACGCGCTCGCGGGCAGCGACCTGGACCGAACGAAGAACCAGCAGAAGTTCCTCTCGGCGCTCGCCAACCAGACGGCGACCCCCTCGACGGTCCTCAACCCCTTCAAGCTCTACCCGACCCTCAGCTCCGGCCTCGACACCCTCACCGTCGACAAGGACATGTCGCTGTGGGACCTCGGCTCGATGTTCCTGGCCATGAAGGGCGTCACCAGCGGCGACGGCAAGTCCATGAACATGCCGATCTCGGGCAACACCGCCAACGGCAACCTCCAGTGGGACACCGCCAAGGTCAAGCAGTTGGTGGAGCAGCTGAAGAACGACGAGAAGGTCACGGTGACGAGCGACCGGTAG
- a CDS encoding RNA polymerase sigma factor translates to MESPRIIAGVARIVRDVGIAEELAQDALVAALEQWPRDGVPGNPGAWLMATAKHRAIDLVRRRERYARKLAEMGRDLETSGPHGSGHVDEPVDPDDIDDDLLRLVFTACHPVLSAEARIALTLRLLGGLTTVEIARAYLTPEKTLAQRIVRAKRTLAAKGVPFEVPYGPEREARLGSVLEVIYLIFNEGYAATAGDDWLRPALCEDALRLARVLAELMPKEPEVHGLAALLELQASRSAARTGPSGEPVLLRDQSRARWNRVLIRRGFAALGRAEAVSAGGGPGPYVLQAAIAACHAHALTYAETDWGRIATLYGMLAVRAPSPVVELNRAVAVSMAEGPEAGLAIVDALVGEPALRDYHLLPSVRGDLLARVGRTEEAAGEFARAASLARNQRERELLLTRAEECGRLR, encoded by the coding sequence ATGGAGTCGCCCCGCATCATCGCCGGGGTCGCGCGCATCGTGCGGGACGTCGGGATCGCGGAGGAGCTGGCGCAGGACGCGCTGGTCGCGGCGCTGGAACAGTGGCCCAGGGACGGAGTGCCGGGCAATCCAGGCGCCTGGCTCATGGCCACCGCCAAGCACCGGGCCATCGACCTCGTACGACGGCGTGAGCGGTACGCGCGCAAGCTGGCGGAGATGGGGCGCGACCTGGAGACGTCCGGGCCGCACGGGAGCGGTCACGTGGACGAACCCGTCGACCCGGACGACATCGACGACGACCTGTTGCGGCTGGTCTTCACGGCCTGCCATCCCGTGCTGTCCGCCGAGGCCCGTATCGCGCTCACCCTGCGGCTGCTCGGCGGGCTCACCACCGTCGAGATCGCCCGCGCCTACCTCACCCCGGAGAAGACCCTCGCCCAGCGCATCGTGCGCGCAAAACGGACCCTCGCCGCGAAGGGCGTCCCCTTCGAGGTGCCGTACGGGCCCGAGCGCGAGGCCCGGCTCGGCTCCGTACTGGAGGTCATCTACCTGATCTTCAACGAGGGGTACGCGGCGACGGCCGGCGACGACTGGCTGCGGCCCGCGCTCTGTGAGGACGCGCTCCGGCTGGCTCGCGTACTGGCCGAGTTGATGCCCAAGGAGCCCGAAGTGCACGGGCTGGCCGCGCTGTTGGAGCTTCAGGCGTCGCGGTCGGCCGCCCGGACCGGGCCCTCGGGGGAGCCCGTTCTGCTCAGGGACCAGAGCCGGGCCCGGTGGAACCGGGTTCTCATCCGGCGGGGGTTCGCCGCGCTGGGCCGGGCGGAGGCGGTGTCCGCGGGGGGTGGGCCCGGGCCGTACGTCCTCCAGGCCGCCATCGCCGCGTGTCACGCTCACGCACTCACGTACGCGGAGACCGACTGGGGGCGGATCGCCACCCTGTACGGGATGCTCGCGGTGCGGGCGCCTTCGCCGGTCGTGGAGCTCAACCGGGCCGTCGCCGTGTCGATGGCCGAGGGGCCCGAGGCCGGGCTGGCCATCGTGGACGCGCTCGTGGGTGAACCCGCGTTGCGCGACTATCACTTGCTGCCGAGTGTTCGGGGGGACCTGTTGGCGCGGGTCGGCCGGACGGAGGAGGCGGCGGGCGAGTTCGCGCGGGCGGCCTCGCTCGCGCGCAATCAGCGGGAAAGGGAACTGCTGCTGACGCGAGCCGAGGAGTGCGGCCGACTCCGCTGA
- a CDS encoding UDP-glucose dehydrogenase family protein has product MALKITVIGTGYLGATHAAAMAELGFEVLGLDVVPEKIEMLQRGEVPMYEPGLEELLRKHVAGIEGSSGRLRFTMDIAEVAEFGDVHFVCVNTPQKHGEYACDMSYVDAAFASLAPHLTGPALVVGKSTVPVGSADRLARTLTELSPAGDEVELAWNPEFLREGFAVQDTLHPDRIVAGIRSERAEKLLREVYATPLSEGTPFVVTDFPTAELVKTAANSFLATKISFINAMAEVCEAGGGDVVKLAEAIGHDDRIGKKFLRAGIGFGGGCLPKDIRAFMARAGELGADQALTFLREIDSINMRRRGQMVEMTREALGGSSFLGKRIAVLGATFKPDSDDVRDSPALNVAGQIHLQGGQVTVYDPKGMDNARRLFPTLGYAETAVDAVRGAHAVLHLTEWREFRELDPAALGEVATDRVVLDGRNALDPAVWRAAGWTYRAMGRPTA; this is encoded by the coding sequence ATGGCCCTCAAGATCACCGTGATCGGCACCGGCTATCTCGGCGCGACGCACGCCGCCGCGATGGCCGAGCTCGGTTTCGAGGTGCTGGGCCTGGACGTGGTGCCCGAGAAGATCGAGATGCTCCAGCGGGGCGAGGTCCCGATGTACGAGCCCGGTCTTGAGGAGCTGCTGCGCAAGCACGTGGCCGGCATCGAGGGGTCCAGCGGGCGGCTGCGGTTCACGATGGACATCGCCGAGGTCGCGGAGTTCGGCGACGTCCACTTCGTCTGTGTGAACACCCCGCAGAAGCACGGCGAGTACGCCTGCGACATGTCGTACGTCGACGCCGCATTCGCCTCGCTCGCCCCGCACCTCACCGGGCCCGCCCTGGTCGTCGGCAAGTCCACCGTGCCCGTCGGGTCGGCGGACCGGCTGGCCCGCACGCTCACCGAGCTGTCCCCCGCGGGCGACGAGGTCGAGCTGGCCTGGAACCCGGAGTTCCTGCGCGAGGGCTTCGCCGTCCAGGACACCCTGCACCCCGACCGGATCGTCGCCGGCATCCGCAGCGAGCGCGCCGAGAAGCTGCTGCGCGAGGTGTACGCGACGCCGTTGTCCGAGGGCACTCCCTTCGTGGTGACCGACTTCCCGACCGCCGAGCTGGTGAAGACCGCCGCGAACTCCTTCCTCGCCACCAAGATCTCGTTCATCAACGCGATGGCCGAGGTCTGCGAGGCCGGCGGCGGCGACGTCGTGAAGCTCGCCGAGGCGATCGGGCACGACGACCGCATCGGGAAGAAGTTCCTGCGCGCGGGCATCGGCTTCGGCGGCGGCTGCCTGCCCAAGGACATCCGCGCGTTCATGGCCCGCGCGGGCGAGCTGGGCGCCGACCAGGCGCTCACCTTCCTGCGCGAGATCGACTCCATCAACATGCGGCGCCGCGGCCAGATGGTGGAGATGACGCGGGAGGCGCTCGGCGGCAGCTCGTTCCTCGGCAAGCGGATCGCGGTGCTCGGCGCGACCTTCAAGCCGGACTCGGACGACGTCCGGGACTCCCCGGCGCTGAACGTCGCGGGCCAGATCCACCTCCAGGGCGGCCAGGTCACGGTCTACGACCCCAAGGGCATGGACAACGCGCGCCGCCTCTTCCCGACCCTCGGTTACGCGGAGACGGCCGTGGACGCCGTCCGCGGGGCGCACGCCGTCCTGCACCTCACCGAGTGGCGCGAGTTCCGCGAGCTGGACCCGGCCGCGCTCGGCGAGGTCGCCACCGACCGGGTGGTGCTGGACGGCCGCAACGCGCTCGACCCGGCCGTGTGGCGGGCCGCGGGCTGGACGTACCGGGCGATGGGCCGCCCGACGGCCTGA
- a CDS encoding LCP family protein: protein MPGAGGRARWTGRSRLFKVAGIALGCALVVSLAGAAWAYWHLNHNIKSVDIDSALGDDRPPRGVTTPSAEASPLPSGALNILVLGSDSRSGKRNKALGGGSSEGARSDTAMIVHVDEGRSEATVVSIPRDTLVTRPSCPLSSGGSTAVAYNAMFNSAYSVGGPVCAVKTVEAMTNVRMDHYIEIDFSGFADLVDALGGVTVTTDDDISDEDSHLELEAGTHHLDGADALALARTRHGIGDGSDLGRIGLQQKLVKGLLDQVSATDLLTSPTRLYSVADALTGSLTTDTGLNSLTELRDLGQSLKSLSSSGTETVTMPVVPAPSDPNRVVADEPEAGKLWESLK, encoded by the coding sequence ATACCCGGTGCGGGGGGACGGGCGCGCTGGACGGGCCGGTCACGACTGTTCAAGGTGGCGGGAATCGCCCTCGGCTGCGCGCTCGTCGTCTCGCTTGCCGGCGCGGCATGGGCGTACTGGCATCTGAACCACAACATCAAGAGCGTCGACATCGACAGCGCGCTCGGCGACGACCGGCCGCCCAGGGGCGTGACGACACCGTCCGCCGAGGCGTCCCCGCTGCCCAGCGGCGCGCTCAACATCCTGGTGCTCGGCTCGGACTCGCGCAGCGGCAAGCGCAACAAGGCGCTCGGCGGCGGCAGCAGCGAGGGTGCCCGCTCCGACACGGCGATGATCGTCCACGTCGACGAGGGCCGCTCGGAGGCGACCGTCGTGAGCATTCCGCGCGACACCCTCGTCACGCGCCCCTCCTGCCCGCTGTCCTCGGGCGGTTCGACGGCGGTGGCGTACAACGCGATGTTCAACAGCGCGTACTCGGTCGGCGGGCCCGTCTGCGCCGTCAAGACGGTCGAGGCCATGACGAACGTCCGCATGGACCACTACATCGAGATCGACTTCTCCGGCTTCGCCGACCTGGTGGACGCGCTGGGCGGGGTCACGGTGACGACGGACGACGACATCTCCGACGAGGACAGCCACCTCGAACTGGAGGCGGGCACCCACCACCTCGACGGCGCGGACGCCCTGGCCCTCGCCCGCACCCGGCACGGCATAGGCGACGGCAGCGACCTCGGCCGCATAGGCCTCCAGCAGAAACTGGTGAAGGGGCTCCTCGACCAGGTCTCCGCCACCGACCTCCTCACCAGTCCCACCCGCCTCTACAGCGTCGCCGACGCCCTCACCGGCAGCCTCACCACGGACACGGGCCTGAACTCCCTGACCGAACTGAGGGACCTCGGCCAGAGCCTGAAGTCCCTCTCCTCCTCGGGCACCGAGACCGTGACGATGCCGGTGGTCCCCGCCCCCTCCGACCCCAACCGGGTGGTGGCGGACGAGCCGGAGGCGGGGAAGCTGTGGGAGTCGCTGAAGTGA